Proteins from a single region of Clupea harengus chromosome 5, Ch_v2.0.2, whole genome shotgun sequence:
- the LOC105895965 gene encoding eukaryotic translation initiation factor 4B-like isoform X1, which translates to MAASAKKKNKKGKTLTLTDFLADDKGNAMPAPSFSSAKATSWADETDDLDGDVSTSWHTAEDVFRGPPIDRSILPTAPRAAREPNVDRSRLPKSPPYTAFLGNLPYDVSEESIKDFFRGLAISAVRLPREPSNPERLKGFGYAEFDDVESLLNALTFNEENLGNRRVRVDIADQSNDKERDNGSMMGRDRDRGHGLEDGPANTATDWRARSSADMDDTPPPRRDDAFGERSRGGGGFGESDRFRDGPRRDDAFGGGRDRDRFRDRYDDRGPRDFDRGGFDSRSGGGGGGARDGRRAFGTGFRRDYDDNEGGGRSGGGGAFGDRFGGDRGGDRGGDREDRFERRAESGGGGGGASTQRPKLVLKPRSTPTAEGEAGKTTPPAPSSGGGGGGGGRASIFGNAKPVDTAAREREVEERLKKEQEKLQRQLEDDRGGRDLRDRPRDKEPTWRSEKEPKERSQTGSDSAQPGRGEPVATIQSPGSRRRESERSVENEVFSGQEDQQTSPAPAPAPRPRPPTSPTSQDGLPLKVMPAPPPKENAWAKRSTGGGTSDGDSGTPVSPPKSSSSSADERGSGKDENKADGSGAGSGAGRGKVEAKTEIRKEPRPESEPKKFEETPAPKFSSASKYAALQIDGEQADDDEDGE; encoded by the exons ATGGCGGCGTCAG ctaagaagaagaataagaagggGAAGACCCTTACTCTCACCGACTTCTTGGCAGACGACAAGGGGAATGCCATGCCGGCCCCTAGTTTCTCGTCGGCCAAAGCAACCAGTTGGGCCGACGAGACCGATGATCTGGATGGAGATG TCTCCACCTCCTGGCACACTGCAGAGGACGTGTTCCGGGGGCCTCCAATTGACCGCTCCATTCTGCCCACGGCCCCACGGGCAGCTCGTGAGCCCAACGTGGACCGCTCCCGCCTGCCCAAGAGCCCCCCCTACACCGCCTTCCTGGGTAATCTGCCCTACGATGTCTCGGAGGAATCTATCAAGGACTTCTTCAGAGGTCTTGCG ATCAGCGCTGTGCGTCTGCCAAGGGAGCCCAGTAACCCAGAGAGGTTGAAGGGCTTTGGCTATGCAGAGTTTGACGACGTGGAATCGCTCCTGAATGCACTCACTTTTAATGAGGAG AACCTTGGGAACCGGCGGGTTCGTGTGGACATTGCAGACCAATCCAATGACAAAG AGAGGGACAACGGCTCTATGATGGGCCGTGACCGTGACCGAGGTCATGGACTGGAAGATGGACCCGCCAATACGGCCACGGACTGGAGAGCTCGGTCCAGCGCAGACATGGATGATACCCCACCACCTAGACGGGATGATGCTTTCGGAGAGA gatcaCGGGGCGGCGGCGGCTTTGGGGAGTCAGATCGTTTCAGAGATGGACCACGGCGGGATGATGCCTTTGGTGGCGGAAGGGATCGGGATCGCTTCCGTGATCGCTATGATGACCGGGGACCTCGTGACTTCGACAGAGGAG GTTTCGACTCTCGTAGTGGTGGTGGCGGAGGAGGTGCTAGAGATGGCCGCAGAGCATTCGGCACTGGATTCAGACGAGACTACGATGACAAtgaaggaggaggcaggagtggcggtggtggtgccTTTGGCGACCGTTTCGGTGGTGATCGCGGTGGTGATCGTGGCGGTGATCGTGAAGATCGGTTTGAGAGGCGAGCGGAaagcggcggcggtggtggtggt gCATCCACACAGAGGCCCAAGCTTGTCCTGAAGCCCCGCAGCACCCCTACAGCGGAGGGGGAGGCGGGGAAGACTACCCCACCCGCCCCCTCCTCCGGTGGTGGCgggggcggcggcggcagaGCCTCCATCTTTGGCAATGCCAAACCCGTGGACACGGCAGCCAGAGAGCgcgaggtggaggagaggctcaagaaggagcaggagaaaCTGCAGAGACAGCTGGAGGATGACCGGGGCGGCCGTGACCTACGCGACAGACCACGAGACAA GGAACCAACATGGCGCAGTGAAAAGGAGCCAAAGGAGCGCTCTCAGACGGGCAGCGACTCTGCACAGCCTGGACGAGGTGAGCCGGTCGCAACAATCCAGAGTCCTG gtTCCCGCCGCAGGGAGAGCGAGCGCTCGGTGGAGAACGAGGTCTTCAGCGGCCAGGAGGACCAGCAAAcctcccccgcccccgcccctgcaccccgcccccgccccccaacctCCCCGACCAGTCAGGATGGCCTCCCCCTCAAAGTGATGCCAGCCCCGCCCCCCAAGGAGAACGCCTGGGCCAAGCGCAGCACAGGGGGAGGAACCAGCGATGGGGACAGCGGCACCCCCGTCTCTCCCCCCAAGAG CTCTTCCAGTTCAGCCGATGAGAGAGGCTCAGGCAAGG ATGAGAATAAGGCAGACGGCAGTGGTGCAGGATCTGGAGCGGGACGTGGCAAAGTGGAGGCCAA GACGGAGATCAGAAAAGAGCCAAGACCAGAATCTGAGCCAAAGAAATTCGAGGAGACCCCTGCTCCT
- the LOC105895965 gene encoding eukaryotic translation initiation factor 4B-like isoform X2, whose protein sequence is MAASAKKKNKKGKTLTLTDFLADDKGNAMPAPSFSSAKATSWADETDDLDGDVSTSWHTAEDVFRGPPIDRSILPTAPRAAREPNVDRSRLPKSPPYTAFLGNLPYDVSEESIKDFFRGLAISAVRLPREPSNPERLKGFGYAEFDDVESLLNALTFNEENLGNRRVRVDIADQSNDKERDNGSMMGRDRDRGHGLEDGPANTATDWRARSSADMDDTPPPRRDDAFGERSRGGGGFGESDRFRDGPRRDDAFGGGRDRDRFRDRYDDRGPRDFDRGGFDSRSGGGGGGARDGRRAFGTGFRRDYDDNEGGGRSGGGGAFGDRFGGDRGGDRGGDREDRFERRAESGGGGGGASTQRPKLVLKPRSTPTAEGEAGKTTPPAPSSGGGGGGGGRASIFGNAKPVDTAAREREVEERLKKEQEKLQRQLEDDRGGRDLRDRPRDKEPTWRSEKEPKERSQTGSDSAQPGRGEPVATIQSPGSRRRESERSVENEVFSGQEDQQTSPAPAPAPRPRPPTSPTSQDGLPLKVMPAPPPKENAWAKRSTGGGTSDGDSGTPVSPPKSSSSSADERGSGKDENKADGSGAGSGAGRGKVEAKTEIRKEPRPESEPKKFEETPAPFSSASKYAALQIDGEQADDDEDGE, encoded by the exons ATGGCGGCGTCAG ctaagaagaagaataagaagggGAAGACCCTTACTCTCACCGACTTCTTGGCAGACGACAAGGGGAATGCCATGCCGGCCCCTAGTTTCTCGTCGGCCAAAGCAACCAGTTGGGCCGACGAGACCGATGATCTGGATGGAGATG TCTCCACCTCCTGGCACACTGCAGAGGACGTGTTCCGGGGGCCTCCAATTGACCGCTCCATTCTGCCCACGGCCCCACGGGCAGCTCGTGAGCCCAACGTGGACCGCTCCCGCCTGCCCAAGAGCCCCCCCTACACCGCCTTCCTGGGTAATCTGCCCTACGATGTCTCGGAGGAATCTATCAAGGACTTCTTCAGAGGTCTTGCG ATCAGCGCTGTGCGTCTGCCAAGGGAGCCCAGTAACCCAGAGAGGTTGAAGGGCTTTGGCTATGCAGAGTTTGACGACGTGGAATCGCTCCTGAATGCACTCACTTTTAATGAGGAG AACCTTGGGAACCGGCGGGTTCGTGTGGACATTGCAGACCAATCCAATGACAAAG AGAGGGACAACGGCTCTATGATGGGCCGTGACCGTGACCGAGGTCATGGACTGGAAGATGGACCCGCCAATACGGCCACGGACTGGAGAGCTCGGTCCAGCGCAGACATGGATGATACCCCACCACCTAGACGGGATGATGCTTTCGGAGAGA gatcaCGGGGCGGCGGCGGCTTTGGGGAGTCAGATCGTTTCAGAGATGGACCACGGCGGGATGATGCCTTTGGTGGCGGAAGGGATCGGGATCGCTTCCGTGATCGCTATGATGACCGGGGACCTCGTGACTTCGACAGAGGAG GTTTCGACTCTCGTAGTGGTGGTGGCGGAGGAGGTGCTAGAGATGGCCGCAGAGCATTCGGCACTGGATTCAGACGAGACTACGATGACAAtgaaggaggaggcaggagtggcggtggtggtgccTTTGGCGACCGTTTCGGTGGTGATCGCGGTGGTGATCGTGGCGGTGATCGTGAAGATCGGTTTGAGAGGCGAGCGGAaagcggcggcggtggtggtggt gCATCCACACAGAGGCCCAAGCTTGTCCTGAAGCCCCGCAGCACCCCTACAGCGGAGGGGGAGGCGGGGAAGACTACCCCACCCGCCCCCTCCTCCGGTGGTGGCgggggcggcggcggcagaGCCTCCATCTTTGGCAATGCCAAACCCGTGGACACGGCAGCCAGAGAGCgcgaggtggaggagaggctcaagaaggagcaggagaaaCTGCAGAGACAGCTGGAGGATGACCGGGGCGGCCGTGACCTACGCGACAGACCACGAGACAA GGAACCAACATGGCGCAGTGAAAAGGAGCCAAAGGAGCGCTCTCAGACGGGCAGCGACTCTGCACAGCCTGGACGAGGTGAGCCGGTCGCAACAATCCAGAGTCCTG gtTCCCGCCGCAGGGAGAGCGAGCGCTCGGTGGAGAACGAGGTCTTCAGCGGCCAGGAGGACCAGCAAAcctcccccgcccccgcccctgcaccccgcccccgccccccaacctCCCCGACCAGTCAGGATGGCCTCCCCCTCAAAGTGATGCCAGCCCCGCCCCCCAAGGAGAACGCCTGGGCCAAGCGCAGCACAGGGGGAGGAACCAGCGATGGGGACAGCGGCACCCCCGTCTCTCCCCCCAAGAG CTCTTCCAGTTCAGCCGATGAGAGAGGCTCAGGCAAGG ATGAGAATAAGGCAGACGGCAGTGGTGCAGGATCTGGAGCGGGACGTGGCAAAGTGGAGGCCAA GACGGAGATCAGAAAAGAGCCAAGACCAGAATCTGAGCCAAAGAAATTCGAGGAGACCCCTGCTCCT
- the LOC105895965 gene encoding eukaryotic translation initiation factor 4B-like isoform X3, producing MAASAKKKNKKGKTLTLTDFLADDKGNAMPAPSFSSAKATSWADETDDLDGDVSTSWHTAEDVFRGPPIDRSILPTAPRAAREPNVDRSRLPKSPPYTAFLGNLPYDVSEESIKDFFRGLAISAVRLPREPSNPERLKGFGYAEFDDVESLLNALTFNEENLGNRRVRVDIADQSNDKERDNGSMMGRDRDRGHGLEDGPANTATDWRARSSADMDDTPPPRRDDAFGERSRGGGGFGESDRFRDGPRRDDAFGGGRDRDRFRDRYDDRGPRDFDRGGFDSRSGGGGGGARDGRRAFGTGFRRDYDDNEGGGRSGGGGAFGDRFGGDRGGDRGGDREDRFERRAESGGGGGGASTQRPKLVLKPRSTPTAEGEAGKTTPPAPSSGGGGGGGGRASIFGNAKPVDTAAREREVEERLKKEQEKLQRQLEDDRGGRDLRDRPRDKEPTWRSEKEPKERSQTGSDSAQPGRGSRRRESERSVENEVFSGQEDQQTSPAPAPAPRPRPPTSPTSQDGLPLKVMPAPPPKENAWAKRSTGGGTSDGDSGTPVSPPKSSSSSADERGSGKDENKADGSGAGSGAGRGKVEAKTEIRKEPRPESEPKKFEETPAPKFSSASKYAALQIDGEQADDDEDGE from the exons ATGGCGGCGTCAG ctaagaagaagaataagaagggGAAGACCCTTACTCTCACCGACTTCTTGGCAGACGACAAGGGGAATGCCATGCCGGCCCCTAGTTTCTCGTCGGCCAAAGCAACCAGTTGGGCCGACGAGACCGATGATCTGGATGGAGATG TCTCCACCTCCTGGCACACTGCAGAGGACGTGTTCCGGGGGCCTCCAATTGACCGCTCCATTCTGCCCACGGCCCCACGGGCAGCTCGTGAGCCCAACGTGGACCGCTCCCGCCTGCCCAAGAGCCCCCCCTACACCGCCTTCCTGGGTAATCTGCCCTACGATGTCTCGGAGGAATCTATCAAGGACTTCTTCAGAGGTCTTGCG ATCAGCGCTGTGCGTCTGCCAAGGGAGCCCAGTAACCCAGAGAGGTTGAAGGGCTTTGGCTATGCAGAGTTTGACGACGTGGAATCGCTCCTGAATGCACTCACTTTTAATGAGGAG AACCTTGGGAACCGGCGGGTTCGTGTGGACATTGCAGACCAATCCAATGACAAAG AGAGGGACAACGGCTCTATGATGGGCCGTGACCGTGACCGAGGTCATGGACTGGAAGATGGACCCGCCAATACGGCCACGGACTGGAGAGCTCGGTCCAGCGCAGACATGGATGATACCCCACCACCTAGACGGGATGATGCTTTCGGAGAGA gatcaCGGGGCGGCGGCGGCTTTGGGGAGTCAGATCGTTTCAGAGATGGACCACGGCGGGATGATGCCTTTGGTGGCGGAAGGGATCGGGATCGCTTCCGTGATCGCTATGATGACCGGGGACCTCGTGACTTCGACAGAGGAG GTTTCGACTCTCGTAGTGGTGGTGGCGGAGGAGGTGCTAGAGATGGCCGCAGAGCATTCGGCACTGGATTCAGACGAGACTACGATGACAAtgaaggaggaggcaggagtggcggtggtggtgccTTTGGCGACCGTTTCGGTGGTGATCGCGGTGGTGATCGTGGCGGTGATCGTGAAGATCGGTTTGAGAGGCGAGCGGAaagcggcggcggtggtggtggt gCATCCACACAGAGGCCCAAGCTTGTCCTGAAGCCCCGCAGCACCCCTACAGCGGAGGGGGAGGCGGGGAAGACTACCCCACCCGCCCCCTCCTCCGGTGGTGGCgggggcggcggcggcagaGCCTCCATCTTTGGCAATGCCAAACCCGTGGACACGGCAGCCAGAGAGCgcgaggtggaggagaggctcaagaaggagcaggagaaaCTGCAGAGACAGCTGGAGGATGACCGGGGCGGCCGTGACCTACGCGACAGACCACGAGACAA GGAACCAACATGGCGCAGTGAAAAGGAGCCAAAGGAGCGCTCTCAGACGGGCAGCGACTCTGCACAGCCTGGACGAG gtTCCCGCCGCAGGGAGAGCGAGCGCTCGGTGGAGAACGAGGTCTTCAGCGGCCAGGAGGACCAGCAAAcctcccccgcccccgcccctgcaccccgcccccgccccccaacctCCCCGACCAGTCAGGATGGCCTCCCCCTCAAAGTGATGCCAGCCCCGCCCCCCAAGGAGAACGCCTGGGCCAAGCGCAGCACAGGGGGAGGAACCAGCGATGGGGACAGCGGCACCCCCGTCTCTCCCCCCAAGAG CTCTTCCAGTTCAGCCGATGAGAGAGGCTCAGGCAAGG ATGAGAATAAGGCAGACGGCAGTGGTGCAGGATCTGGAGCGGGACGTGGCAAAGTGGAGGCCAA GACGGAGATCAGAAAAGAGCCAAGACCAGAATCTGAGCCAAAGAAATTCGAGGAGACCCCTGCTCCT